A genome region from Anopheles stephensi strain Indian chromosome 2, UCI_ANSTEP_V1.0, whole genome shotgun sequence includes the following:
- the LOC118502734 gene encoding protein obstructor-E isoform X1 — translation MKYSIVFVVALFGAAVAQESFKCPDDFGFYPHHSSCDKYWKCDNNVAELKTCGNGLAFDATDSKYLTENCDYLHNVDCGDRTQLEPPISTPHCERLYGIFADAAKCDVFWNCWNGEASRYQCSPGLAYDREARVCMWADQVPECKNEEVANGFACPAAGEISNAGSFSRHAHPEDCRKYYICLEGVAREYGCPIGTVFKIGDADGTGNCEDPEDVPGCEDYYGDLDLKSIRKSELLAGLALQSGGAPASPKAIVKSNRPAPKDSN, via the exons CCGTCGCTCAGGAGAGCTTCAAGTGTCCGGACGATTTCGGCTTCTACCCGCATCACAGCTCCTGCGACAAGTACTGGAAGTGTGACAACAACGTGGCCGAGCTGAAGACGTGCGGCAACGGTCTCGCGTTCGATGCGACAGACTCCAAATACCTGACGGAGAACTGCGACTACCTGCACAACGTGGACTGTGGCGACCGCACCCAGCTAG AACCTCCGATCTCCACCCCACACTGTGAGCGTCTGTATGGTATCTTTGCTGATGCCGCCAAGTGCGACGTGTTCTGGAACTGCTGGAACGGTGAGGCCTCTCGCTACCAGTGCTCGCCCGGACTCGCCTACGACCGTGAAGCGCGCGTCTGTATGTGGGCCGACCAGGTGCCAGAGTGCAAGAACGAAG AAGTAGCAAATGGATTCGCCTGCCCGGCTGCCGGTGAGATCTCCAATGCTGGATCCTTCTCGCGACATGCACACCCCGAGGACTGCCGCAAGTACTACATCTGTCTGGAGGGAGTCGCCCGCGAGTACGGTTGCCCGATCGGCACCGTCTTCAAGATCGGCGATGCTGACGGCACTGGCAACTGCGAAGATCCCGAGGACGTTCCCGGATG CGAAGATTACTACGGTGATTTGGACTTGAAAAGCATCCGCAAGAGCGAACTCCTTGCCGGGCTAGCCCTCCAGTCCGGTGGTGCGCCTGCCTCCCCCAAAGCTATCGTTAAGTCGAACCGTCCGGCTCCGAAGGACAGCAACTAA